One genomic region from Zonotrichia leucophrys gambelii isolate GWCS_2022_RI chromosome 26, RI_Zleu_2.0, whole genome shotgun sequence encodes:
- the RPL10A gene encoding large ribosomal subunit protein uL1: MSSKVSRDTLYEAVKEVLHGSRAKKRKFVETVELQISLKNYDPQKDKRFSGTVRLKSTPRPKFSVCLLGDQQHCDEAKAVDIPHMDIEALKKLNKNKKLVKKLAKKYDAFLASESLIKQIPRILGPGLNKAGKFPSLLTHNENLVAKVDEVKSTIKFQMKKVLCLAVAVGHVKMTEDELVYNIHLAINFLVSLLKKNWQNVRALYIKSTMGKPQRLY, translated from the exons ATGAG CAGCAAAGTGTCCCGGGACACCCTGTACGAGGCGGTGAAGGAGGTGCTGCACGGCAGCCGTGCCAAGAAGCGCAA GTTCGTGGAGACGGTGGAGCTGCAGATCAGCCTCAAGAACTATGACCCGCAGAAGGACAAGCGCTTCTCCGGGACCGTCAG GTTGAAGTCGACGCCGCGGCCCAAATTCTCCGTGTGTCTGCTGGGGGATCAGCAGCACTGCGATGAGGCCAAAGCAGTTGACATCCCTCATATGGACATAGAAGCTTTGAAGAAGCTCAACAAAAACAAGAAGCTGGTGAAGAAGCTGG CTAAGAAGTACGACGCCTTCCTGGCCTCCGAGTCCTTGATCAAGCAAATCCCTCGAATCCTGGGCCCGGGCCTGAACAAAGCTGGGaaattcccttccctgctcaccCACAACGAGAACCTGGTGGCCAAGGTGGATGAGGTCAAATCCACCATCAAGTTCCAGATGAAGAAG gtgctctgtCTGGCTGTGGCCGTGGGTCACGTGAAGATGACAGAGGACGAGCTGGTCTACAACATCCACCTGGCCATCAActtcctggtgtccctgctgaAGAAGAACTGGCAGAACGTGCGAGCTCTGTACATCAAGAGCACCATGGGGAAACCCCAGCGCCTCTACTAA